A genomic window from Chaetodon trifascialis isolate fChaTrf1 chromosome 22, fChaTrf1.hap1, whole genome shotgun sequence includes:
- the atxn7l1 gene encoding ataxin-7-like protein 1 isoform X1: protein MHSKNQKRHISPVPSRSPLVPMKPKAPAVAPAVAPSPGDTLAFRVPKDYPHSRFSKAPLAVYPPKGARNKTCVSLPVVSLEKMPCLNRTDSASHVRLTSSSSSSPSPSSLKPASLTPPASQRSSEKLMNGRSTSGPSTPRSTASPSSLDGRPSPARSPLDRRPSSTPSPSPLDRKPSPSPSPSHRAGALPPLSSSPLEKKHQNGTKTSSRSQKRLSGRVFDPNKHCGVQDPETKRPCTRSLTCKTHSLTHRRAVPGRRKHFDILLAEHKGRPKEGVKEKEKDKDGTPGGKEGSSQSVTSQETASPSKPHCPNGRPLSTLKLRLANAHIPRAPGSTAGTSSPLPPAPAPAPAPNQEPSPLSWVTAAGDSGRLSSDEGDAETPEDSDRPAFHCSSYHPQPLGCCVFSSRLMGRGHYVFDRRWDRMRLALQNMVEKHLNAQMWRKVPLASESVSSSGTSPVTSQQTPSPTSVASPLLSSPSNSLSYTATFPQSASMAGVFSIRDAAQLVVPVSALGKARNSTHKASRPSKDMEDSVVGYKKRKNSSYSSSSSSSFSSSLFPTVDNHKRNGSSYHPTLQGSGGTAATPARKMGLGHGGNGLWSGGEDWLSRADGSQSHNSQNSRELGTTSISYSPNREPPSAPHQPLAPPSGPLAYGGGAEGRKRRSPSSYRGKGSKLSRPGRLESLFGNGSDSGGILASGPESPRQAKLHH from the exons ATGCATAGCAAAAACC AGAAGCGCCACATCTCCCCCGTGCCCTCCCGGAGCCCCCTGGTCCCCATGAAGCCCAAAGCACCTGCAGTGGCGCCCGCTGTGGCTCCCAGTCCTGGGGACACGCTGGCCTTCAGGGTCCCGAAAGATTACCCTCACTCCCGCTTCAGCAAAGCGCCGCTTGCTGTCTACCCACCAAAGGGGGCACGGAACAAGACGTG tgTATCTCTTCCAGTTGTAAGTCTGGAGAAGATGCCGTGCCTCAACCGCACCGACTCGGCATCACATGTGCGCCtcacctcctcatcttcctcctccccctctccctcctccctcaaaCCTGCGTCCCTCACTCCCCCAGCCTCCCAACGGTCCAGCGAGAAGCTCATGAACGGTCGCAGCACCAGCGGGCCATCCACGCCGCGCTCCACCGCATCTCCATCCTCTCTGGACGGGCGGCCCAGCCCTGCACGCTCTCCGCTGGACAGACGACCATCATCTACACCTTCTCCTTCCCCGCTGGACCGGAAACCCTCCCCGTCACCGTCCCCTTCGCACCGAGCTGGCGCTCTGCCACCGTTGTCGTCATCACCATTGGAGAAGAAGCACCAAAACGGGACTAAGACTTCCTCCAGGTCACAGAAAAGACTCTCAG GTCGAGTGTTTGATCCCAATAAGCACTGTGGAGTCCAGGACCCCGAGACTAAGCGACCCTGCACGCGATCTCTCACCTGCAAG ACTCACTCCTTAACCCACCGCCGAGCTGTCCCCGGCCGAAGGAAACATTTCGACATCCTCCTGGCCGAACACAAGGGGCGGCCGAAGGAGGGGgtgaaggaaaaggagaaagacaaggACGGAACGCCGGGAGGGAAGGAAGGCAGCAGCCAGAGTGTCACGTCACAGGAGACTGCAAGTCCCAGCAAGCCTCACTGCCCAAATGGACGACCCCTGTCCACGCTGAAGCTACGGCTGGCAAATGCACACATACCCAG GGCTCCAGGCTCCACTGCCGGCACTTCCAGCCCTCTGCCCCCAGCACCAGCCCCTGCCCCGGCCCCTAACCAAGAGCCGTCTCCCCTCAGTTGGGTGACGGCAGCAGGAGACAGTGGTCGACTCTCTAGTGATGAGGGAGACGCAGAGACTCCAGAGGACAGTGACAGACCTGCCTTTCACTGCTCAAGTTACCACCCACAGCCTTTAGGG TGTTGCGTATTCAGCAGCAGGCTCATGGGACGGGGCCACTATGTGTTCGACAGGCGATGGGACAGGATGAGGCTGGCGCTCCAGAACATGGTGGAGAAACACCTTAATGCACAAATGTGGAG gAAGGTGCCTCTGGCTTCCGAGAGCGTCTCCTCCTCTGGTACCTCCCCCGTCACTTCACAACAGACTCCCTCTCCCACCTCTGTcgcttctcctctcctctcctccccctccaacTCCCTTTCCTACACTGCCACATTTCCTCAGTCCGCATCCATGGCCGGGGTGTTCAGCATTCGAGACGCTGCACAGCTCGTCGTCCCAGTTTCCGCACTGGGTAAAGCCCGTAACAGCACGCATAAAGCCAGTCGCCCATCCAAAGACATGGAGGACTCAGTAGTGGGATATAAGAAGAGAAAAAACTCttcctactcctcctcctcctcctcatctttttcttcttccttgtttCCGACTGTGGATAATCACAAGAGGAACGGCAGCAGCTATCATCCAACGTTACAAGGTTCAGGGGGGACAGCGGCAACCCCTGCCAGGAAAATGGGACTTGGGCATGGGGGAAACGGGCTTTGGAGCGGTGGAGAGGACTGGCTGTCCAGAGCTGACGGGTCTCAAAGCCACAACTCACAGAACAG TCGTGAACTTGGCACGACCAGTATATCGTACTCGCCCAACCGGGAGCCTCCCTCTGCCCCCCACCAGCCCCTGGCTCCCCCCTCTGGACCCTTGGCTTATGGGggtggagcagaggggaggaagagaaggagtcCCAGCTCTTACAGAGGGAAGGGCAGCAAGCTGAGCAGGCCGGGCAGGTTGGAGAGCCTCTTTGGGAATGGGAGCGACAGTGGAGGGATACTGGCTTCGGGGCCCGAGTCCCCGAGACAG GCCAAGTTACATCACTGA
- the atxn7l1 gene encoding ataxin-7-like protein 1 isoform X2, translating to MATLDRQIPSVDTFLCEPWSSFVSAAKLHFVDNADSSLDNNEKELYCLGEAVEVGKEEMLVYSQFPALQDFCLVVCHVCNQVVTPQGILTHYEKRHISPVPSRSPLVPMKPKAPAVAPAVAPSPGDTLAFRVPKDYPHSRFSKAPLAVYPPKGARNKTCVSLPVVSLEKMPCLNRTDSASHVRLTSSSSSSPSPSSLKPASLTPPASQRSSEKLMNGRSTSGPSTPRSTASPSSLDGRPSPARSPLDRRPSSTPSPSPLDRKPSPSPSPSHRAGALPPLSSSPLEKKHQNGTKTSSRSQKRLSGRVFDPNKHCGVQDPETKRPCTRSLTCKTHSLTHRRAVPGRRKHFDILLAEHKGRPKEGVKEKEKDKDGTPGGKEGSSQSVTSQETASPSKPHCPNGRPLSTLKLRLANAHIPRAPGSTAGTSSPLPPAPAPAPAPNQEPSPLSWVTAAGDSGRLSSDEGDAETPEDSDRPAFHCSSYHPQPLGCCVFSSRLMGRGHYVFDRRWDRMRLALQNMVEKHLNAQMWRKVPLASESVSSSGTSPVTSQQTPSPTSVASPLLSSPSNSLSYTATFPQSASMAGVFSIRDAAQLVVPVSALGKARNSTHKASRPSKDMEDSVVGYKKRKNSSYSSSSSSSFSSSLFPTVDNHKRNGSSYHPTLQGSGGTAATPARKMGLGHGGNGLWSGGEDWLSRADGSQSHNSQNSRELGTTSISYSPNREPPSAPHQPLAPPSGPLAYGGGAEGRKRRSPSSYRGKGSKLSRPGRLESLFGNGSDSGGILASGPESPRQAKLHH from the exons ATGGCGACACTGGATCGCCAAATACCAAGTGTGGATACCTTCCTTTGCGAGCCTTGGTCTTCCTTCGTCAGTGCGgctaaattacattttgttgaca ACGCAGACTCGTCTTTGGATAACAACGAGAAAGAGCTTTACTGCCTCGGTGAAGCCGTGGAGGTCGGCAAAGAAG AGATGCTTGTCTACAGCCAGTTTCCAGCACTGCAGGATTTTTGTCTTGTTGTCTGCCATGTCTGCAATCAGGTGGTCACTCCTCAGGGCATCCTCACACACTATG AGAAGCGCCACATCTCCCCCGTGCCCTCCCGGAGCCCCCTGGTCCCCATGAAGCCCAAAGCACCTGCAGTGGCGCCCGCTGTGGCTCCCAGTCCTGGGGACACGCTGGCCTTCAGGGTCCCGAAAGATTACCCTCACTCCCGCTTCAGCAAAGCGCCGCTTGCTGTCTACCCACCAAAGGGGGCACGGAACAAGACGTG tgTATCTCTTCCAGTTGTAAGTCTGGAGAAGATGCCGTGCCTCAACCGCACCGACTCGGCATCACATGTGCGCCtcacctcctcatcttcctcctccccctctccctcctccctcaaaCCTGCGTCCCTCACTCCCCCAGCCTCCCAACGGTCCAGCGAGAAGCTCATGAACGGTCGCAGCACCAGCGGGCCATCCACGCCGCGCTCCACCGCATCTCCATCCTCTCTGGACGGGCGGCCCAGCCCTGCACGCTCTCCGCTGGACAGACGACCATCATCTACACCTTCTCCTTCCCCGCTGGACCGGAAACCCTCCCCGTCACCGTCCCCTTCGCACCGAGCTGGCGCTCTGCCACCGTTGTCGTCATCACCATTGGAGAAGAAGCACCAAAACGGGACTAAGACTTCCTCCAGGTCACAGAAAAGACTCTCAG GTCGAGTGTTTGATCCCAATAAGCACTGTGGAGTCCAGGACCCCGAGACTAAGCGACCCTGCACGCGATCTCTCACCTGCAAG ACTCACTCCTTAACCCACCGCCGAGCTGTCCCCGGCCGAAGGAAACATTTCGACATCCTCCTGGCCGAACACAAGGGGCGGCCGAAGGAGGGGgtgaaggaaaaggagaaagacaaggACGGAACGCCGGGAGGGAAGGAAGGCAGCAGCCAGAGTGTCACGTCACAGGAGACTGCAAGTCCCAGCAAGCCTCACTGCCCAAATGGACGACCCCTGTCCACGCTGAAGCTACGGCTGGCAAATGCACACATACCCAG GGCTCCAGGCTCCACTGCCGGCACTTCCAGCCCTCTGCCCCCAGCACCAGCCCCTGCCCCGGCCCCTAACCAAGAGCCGTCTCCCCTCAGTTGGGTGACGGCAGCAGGAGACAGTGGTCGACTCTCTAGTGATGAGGGAGACGCAGAGACTCCAGAGGACAGTGACAGACCTGCCTTTCACTGCTCAAGTTACCACCCACAGCCTTTAGGG TGTTGCGTATTCAGCAGCAGGCTCATGGGACGGGGCCACTATGTGTTCGACAGGCGATGGGACAGGATGAGGCTGGCGCTCCAGAACATGGTGGAGAAACACCTTAATGCACAAATGTGGAG gAAGGTGCCTCTGGCTTCCGAGAGCGTCTCCTCCTCTGGTACCTCCCCCGTCACTTCACAACAGACTCCCTCTCCCACCTCTGTcgcttctcctctcctctcctccccctccaacTCCCTTTCCTACACTGCCACATTTCCTCAGTCCGCATCCATGGCCGGGGTGTTCAGCATTCGAGACGCTGCACAGCTCGTCGTCCCAGTTTCCGCACTGGGTAAAGCCCGTAACAGCACGCATAAAGCCAGTCGCCCATCCAAAGACATGGAGGACTCAGTAGTGGGATATAAGAAGAGAAAAAACTCttcctactcctcctcctcctcctcatctttttcttcttccttgtttCCGACTGTGGATAATCACAAGAGGAACGGCAGCAGCTATCATCCAACGTTACAAGGTTCAGGGGGGACAGCGGCAACCCCTGCCAGGAAAATGGGACTTGGGCATGGGGGAAACGGGCTTTGGAGCGGTGGAGAGGACTGGCTGTCCAGAGCTGACGGGTCTCAAAGCCACAACTCACAGAACAG TCGTGAACTTGGCACGACCAGTATATCGTACTCGCCCAACCGGGAGCCTCCCTCTGCCCCCCACCAGCCCCTGGCTCCCCCCTCTGGACCCTTGGCTTATGGGggtggagcagaggggaggaagagaaggagtcCCAGCTCTTACAGAGGGAAGGGCAGCAAGCTGAGCAGGCCGGGCAGGTTGGAGAGCCTCTTTGGGAATGGGAGCGACAGTGGAGGGATACTGGCTTCGGGGCCCGAGTCCCCGAGACAG GCCAAGTTACATCACTGA
- the sypl1 gene encoding synaptophysin-like protein 1, producing the protein MMTGFRLNLSPLKEPLGFVKLVEWLTAIFAFGSCGGYSGRNIVSVFCGDGRNETLNANFHYPFRLSQVPLIEGNTTICNHSVTTTHMVGDSASSAEFFVGIAIVCFLYSMVALLVYLGYMHVYKDSDFGPIFDFVITAILVFLWLVCSSAWAKGLQNVKDATDTEGIGATLALCKGGNITCEVTEFANLRTLNISVVFGYLNMFVWAGNAWFVYKETRWHSQKFSSQPGPGRQQVPAPI; encoded by the exons CTCACGGCCATATTTGCTTTTGGAAGCTGTGGCGGATACTCGGGGAGGAACATCGTATCTGTCTTCTGTGGCGATGGCAGGAATGAAACTCTCAACGCCAACTTTCACTACCCATTTAG GTTAAGCCAGGTGCCACTCATTGAGGGAAACACCACTATTTGTAACCACTCTGTGACGACGACACACATGGTGGGAGACTCGGCCTCCTCAGCGGAGTTCTTTGTGGGCATCGCCATCGTCTGCTTCTTGTACAGCATGGTGGCTCTGCTGGTGTATTTAGGTTACATGCATGTCTACAAGGACTCTGACTTTGGACCCATTTTT GACTTCGTGATCACGGCGATCCTGGTCTTCCTGTGGCTGGTGTGTTCGTCCGCCTGGGCGAAGGGCCTGCAGAATGTGAAGGATGCCACCGACACCGAGGGCATCGGCGCCACGCTGGCGCTCTGCAAGGGGGGCAACATCACCTGCGAGGTCACAGAGTTCGCCAACCTGCGGACCCTCAACATCTCTGTG GTGTTTGGCTACCTCAACATGTTTGTGTGGGCGGGAAACGCCTGGTTCGTGTACAAGGAGACGCGCTGGCACTCCCAGAAATTCTCCTCTCAGCCCGGACCTGGAAGGCAGCAGGTCCCTGCACCCATCTAA